A stretch of the Nothobranchius furzeri strain GRZ-AD chromosome 5, NfurGRZ-RIMD1, whole genome shotgun sequence genome encodes the following:
- the LOC107378450 gene encoding complement C1q tumor necrosis factor-related protein 3 yields the protein MHSMMQGQSEIHRKISILILIPFTSTGTFTATVSGMYFFRFSMFNNLAQTPNSVVSLMKNDERLTSVWDVSGSDSNDMGSNAAVIPLVAGDAVYVELMASRLVYDDGMNYNTFSGFLLFTM from the coding sequence ATGCACAGCATGATGCAAGGACAGAGTGAGATTCACAGAAAGATAAGTATCCTAATCCTCATCCCTTTTACTTCAACAGGCACTTTCACAGCAACCGTCAGCGGGATGTACTTCTTCCGCTTCTCCATGTTTAACAACCTCGCCCAAACTCCAAACTCGGTGGTGAGTCTCATGAAGAACGACGAAAGGCTGACGTCCGTCTGGGACGTCTCAGGCTCCGACAGCAATGACATGGGCAGCAACGCCGCCGTCATCCCTCTGGTAGCGGGAGACGCGGTGTATGTGGAGCTGATGGCAAGCAGGCTTGTGTATGATGATGGGATGAACTACAACACCTTCAGCGGCTTCCTGCTCTTCACCATGTGA